One part of the Tunicatimonas pelagia genome encodes these proteins:
- a CDS encoding carboxypeptidase-like regulatory domain-containing protein produces MIRKLLISSCFVMSALTAQSQERVVCGIVKDQLTLEPVSSVHVIGAREGTFSDQNGYFLIHTFPTDTLRFSHINYQTHTVLADSSSDTIRVFLQTNDFLLKEVTVLGLPSEERFKRQLLRTRPTITTEEIHARTNFAYSHQLFLSGYVPTMNSEDNYRWHIQEPRGITLFSSGPTGGLIKAFRNLSHNYDVPLLDKVSPSKEDSTSTERLDILRRRPLVKQYFTPRFDR; encoded by the coding sequence ATGATCCGTAAACTTCTGATAAGTAGTTGCTTTGTAATGAGTGCGCTAACTGCCCAGTCGCAAGAGCGCGTAGTTTGTGGCATTGTTAAGGATCAGCTAACGCTGGAACCAGTATCTTCTGTTCACGTGATAGGCGCTCGAGAGGGAACGTTCTCTGACCAAAATGGCTATTTTCTTATTCATACTTTTCCTACGGATACCCTTCGGTTTTCCCATATCAACTATCAGACACATACTGTGTTAGCTGATTCTTCCTCGGATACAATACGGGTATTTCTCCAGACAAATGACTTTTTGCTAAAAGAGGTAACCGTACTTGGACTACCTTCCGAAGAACGGTTTAAGCGACAGTTATTACGCACTCGCCCTACAATTACTACCGAAGAAATACATGCCCGCACTAATTTTGCCTACTCCCATCAGTTGTTTCTTTCGGGTTATGTCCCTACCATGAATAGCGAAGATAACTACCGTTGGCATATTCAGGAACCCCGAGGAATTACACTATTCTCTTCAGGGCCGACCGGAGGGCTGATCAAAGCCTTTCGGAATCTTTCGCATAATTATGATGTACCCCTATTGGACAAGGTTTCTCCTTCAAAAGAAGATAGCACATCTACAGAGAGACTTGATATACTAAGGCGTAGACCGCTTGTTAAGCAATATTTTACTCCTCGATTTGATCGGTAA
- a CDS encoding ABC transporter permease, which translates to MSHPSPQPPQWPLRLLRRYGNPELVEEIQGDLYESFIDRVNHRGITYARWRYVWETLAFLRPASQTHLRVHHPPASRGELFWTYTRLSARYLLKHKAFLLINVLGLALGIATCLAIMHYVRFELGYDTSHVHAQRIYRVSTNIYSDGSEEKVAPAVYGLAPTLQANYDEVEAAVRLVPTTAIIQQKDGTVASEDYFFLADPEIFQVFTHPMLAGDPNKALQRPNSVVLSQSMAKKYLGNAPPTSLIGSHLVIDRQTYELTGIIEDVPKNSDLRFDALLSWEYNPDEWLEVGSFTYLLLKPDIKPEAFAQKLEAFDQKIVAPRVAQDWGTSTITVRHHLYPLTELHYTTNLLGDTEEKGNKSYVYIFSFIALIILIVAGVNYVNLFIAQVTRRNVEVGVAKAMGASQWQLGWQYISECFIITLLALILALAIVLLAGQIFANLLGTPIVWQTFLQSDTVGILLSLVLLISILAGSYPALVLASSRAVVALKGPSFLHRSRGRLRKVFIAFQFTVAISLVAGALIVREQVFYMRHKDLGFQQQEIAAVTIPYDTDGSQKAFAFKQQLQQDSRIEGVAIGSRPDGLWSWSSVSVTAQGQTKTMAANGINVDEDYLQVLQLPLVAGQNFTPIQPQQVIVNEAFVKQASWDDPVGQEVVFSETDKKEVIGVVKDFHFAPLHEHIEPLILFHDTSVGINLLVNIAPSDLEAIKAIWPNFFPNAPLEFEFLDQALDSRYRTEQRLLTLFNYFSGLSIFVACLGLLGLTAFTVQQKTKEIGIRKVLGANRRAIMYLLSREFAVLLLIAAVVATPVAWLAMRYWLQDFAYRTTIGAPVFLWAIGGVALLALITLSYHTLKAAATNPTDSLRYE; encoded by the coding sequence ATGAGTCATCCTTCACCTCAACCACCTCAGTGGCCATTACGTCTGCTTCGTCGCTACGGTAACCCCGAGCTGGTCGAAGAAATACAAGGCGACCTGTACGAATCATTTATTGATCGTGTAAACCATCGTGGCATTACGTACGCTCGATGGCGATACGTTTGGGAAACTTTAGCTTTTTTACGTCCGGCCTCCCAAACGCACTTGCGAGTACATCACCCACCTGCTTCCCGCGGAGAGCTTTTCTGGACATACACCCGGCTGTCGGCTCGCTACTTACTCAAGCATAAAGCTTTTTTACTAATTAACGTGTTAGGACTTGCGCTAGGAATAGCCACTTGCTTAGCCATCATGCACTACGTTCGCTTCGAACTAGGGTACGATACGTCGCACGTCCACGCTCAACGAATCTATCGGGTTAGTACCAACATTTACTCTGATGGCTCAGAAGAAAAGGTTGCTCCGGCGGTTTACGGTCTTGCTCCGACTTTGCAAGCGAATTATGATGAGGTAGAAGCAGCCGTTCGTTTAGTACCTACTACTGCGATTATCCAGCAAAAAGATGGCACGGTAGCCAGCGAAGATTACTTTTTCTTGGCCGACCCGGAAATATTTCAGGTGTTCACCCACCCGATGTTAGCCGGCGATCCGAACAAGGCTTTGCAGCGTCCAAATTCGGTTGTTTTGAGTCAGTCGATGGCGAAAAAATATTTAGGAAACGCTCCCCCCACCTCGCTCATCGGTAGTCATTTGGTTATTGACAGGCAAACGTACGAGTTGACGGGAATCATAGAAGATGTACCCAAAAACTCCGACCTGCGCTTTGATGCATTGCTCTCATGGGAATATAATCCCGATGAATGGCTAGAGGTGGGTAGCTTTACCTATCTGTTATTGAAACCTGATATAAAGCCAGAGGCGTTTGCCCAAAAGTTGGAAGCCTTCGACCAGAAAATCGTTGCGCCTCGCGTAGCGCAAGATTGGGGCACCTCTACCATAACAGTGCGCCATCATCTGTATCCCTTAACCGAACTTCATTATACTACCAACTTATTAGGCGATACCGAAGAAAAAGGTAATAAAAGCTACGTATACATCTTCTCATTCATTGCTTTAATCATACTGATCGTAGCGGGGGTTAACTACGTAAATCTGTTTATCGCTCAAGTCACCCGTCGTAATGTAGAAGTAGGCGTTGCCAAGGCGATGGGGGCCAGCCAATGGCAACTGGGGTGGCAGTACATTAGTGAGTGCTTTATTATCACCTTATTGGCACTGATATTGGCATTAGCTATTGTGCTGCTGGCGGGGCAAATTTTTGCTAATCTACTAGGAACGCCTATCGTCTGGCAGACATTTTTGCAGAGCGATACAGTAGGGATACTGCTTAGTTTAGTCTTGCTAATTAGTATTCTCGCCGGGAGCTATCCAGCCTTGGTGCTGGCTTCTTCTCGGGCCGTAGTAGCACTAAAAGGCCCCAGTTTTCTTCATCGCTCCCGGGGAAGATTACGAAAAGTGTTCATTGCTTTTCAGTTTACGGTAGCAATTAGTCTGGTGGCGGGTGCTCTTATCGTTCGAGAACAAGTGTTCTACATGCGGCACAAAGATCTGGGATTTCAACAGCAAGAAATTGCGGCCGTCACTATTCCGTATGATACGGATGGCTCGCAAAAAGCTTTTGCTTTTAAACAGCAGTTACAGCAAGATAGTCGTATAGAAGGAGTGGCTATCGGAAGCCGCCCGGATGGCCTTTGGTCGTGGAGCAGTGTTTCTGTAACTGCCCAAGGGCAGACCAAAACGATGGCCGCCAACGGAATCAACGTTGACGAAGACTACCTCCAGGTCTTACAACTTCCCCTCGTAGCGGGACAAAACTTCACTCCTATTCAACCTCAACAAGTTATCGTGAATGAAGCCTTTGTCAAACAGGCCAGTTGGGATGATCCGGTAGGGCAGGAAGTAGTCTTCTCAGAAACCGATAAAAAGGAGGTAATCGGAGTTGTCAAAGATTTTCATTTTGCTCCACTGCACGAACATATCGAGCCACTCATCTTATTCCACGATACCAGCGTAGGAATTAATCTGCTAGTCAATATTGCCCCGAGCGACCTGGAAGCCATAAAAGCAATCTGGCCTAACTTTTTTCCGAATGCTCCCCTGGAGTTTGAGTTTTTAGATCAAGCCCTTGACAGTCGGTACCGTACCGAGCAACGTTTGCTCACTCTGTTCAACTACTTTTCGGGTCTTAGTATCTTTGTGGCCTGCCTCGGTCTGCTTGGACTCACTGCCTTCACCGTGCAGCAAAAGACGAAAGAAATTGGTATTCGTAAAGTGCTAGGGGCCAACCGAAGAGCCATTATGTACTTGCTGTCCCGCGAGTTTGCCGTACTTCTGCTGATTGCCGCAGTCGTAGCCACTCCGGTTGCTTGGTTAGCCATGCGATACTGGTTGCAAGATTTTGCCTACCGAACGACTATTGGAGCACCGGTCTTTTTGTGGGCGATTGGTGGTGTTGCCTTGCTGGCACTCATCACATTAAGTTATCACACACTAAAAGCAGCAGCGACTAACCCAACTGATTCTCTTCGGTACGAATAG
- a CDS encoding spondin domain-containing protein gives MVLFRTLKLALVAVLLSSTFGCREILHEILDDIHNDEEEPTTFVVTIENVSEPGLIDTDRANGIVPLSPGVFALYKTITGEKAVFAPHMPADEGTELIAEDGMAMVKADQLAGEESIGMSGIISPDGPILPGEPYSFEVTALPGYYLQIETMFVQSNDWFYGFNNGGLPLFDGDKAIYGDVTKYISLYDAGTEEDTAPGTGPNQVLAQEPGTSNIGPHDSVDVIKPVAERDFDFHVPENASVIKITVKPK, from the coding sequence ATGGTATTATTTCGAACGTTAAAACTCGCCCTGGTTGCAGTATTGCTCAGTAGCACCTTCGGCTGTCGGGAAATTCTCCATGAGATTCTGGACGATATCCACAACGATGAAGAAGAACCTACCACTTTTGTAGTAACAATTGAGAACGTCTCCGAACCCGGGTTAATTGACACGGATCGGGCTAACGGCATTGTGCCACTATCGCCGGGAGTATTTGCGCTCTACAAAACTATTACCGGGGAAAAAGCGGTTTTTGCTCCGCATATGCCCGCTGACGAAGGTACAGAACTAATTGCCGAAGACGGAATGGCAATGGTAAAAGCTGACCAATTGGCTGGAGAAGAAAGTATCGGGATGAGCGGTATCATCAGTCCGGATGGCCCCATTCTTCCTGGTGAACCCTACTCATTCGAGGTAACCGCTTTGCCGGGCTACTATCTACAAATTGAAACCATGTTCGTACAGTCTAATGATTGGTTCTACGGATTTAATAATGGCGGACTACCGCTGTTTGACGGTGATAAGGCTATCTATGGTGACGTTACTAAGTACATATCGCTCTATGATGCCGGAACCGAAGAGGACACCGCTCCCGGCACGGGTCCTAACCAAGTGCTAGCCCAAGAGCCCGGCACTAGCAATATTGGTCCACACGACTCAGTAGATGTAATTAAGCCAGTTGCCGAGCGCGATTTTGATTTCCACGTTCCTGAAAACGCTTCGGTCATTAAGATCACCGTTAAGCCTAAATAG